A genomic stretch from Streptomyces sp. QL37 includes:
- a CDS encoding GntR family transcriptional regulator, whose amino-acid sequence MLSAGLPQGTVPKLERPGPLRERVYEALLELITTRALSPGQHLVESELAGHLGVSRQPVREALQRLNTEGWVDLRPAQGAFVHEPTEEEADQLLSVRTLLEAEAARLAAAHSGRPGIEALEELCSQGERAVAADDVDLAVATNAAFHAKVMELAGNVVLSELAAQVDRRVRWYYTPVARQRGTRSWIEHRELIAAIASRDEQRATEIMRAHTEHTRQTYHRREQA is encoded by the coding sequence ATGTTGTCCGCAGGACTGCCGCAAGGAACGGTGCCGAAGCTGGAGCGGCCAGGACCGTTGCGCGAGCGCGTCTACGAGGCGCTCCTCGAGCTGATCACCACGCGCGCACTCAGCCCCGGCCAGCATCTGGTCGAGAGCGAACTCGCCGGCCATCTGGGAGTGTCGCGGCAGCCGGTGCGCGAGGCGCTCCAGCGGCTGAACACCGAGGGCTGGGTCGATCTGCGCCCCGCGCAGGGCGCGTTCGTCCATGAGCCCACGGAGGAGGAGGCGGACCAACTGCTCTCCGTCCGCACCCTGCTGGAGGCGGAGGCCGCCCGGCTGGCCGCCGCCCACTCCGGACGGCCGGGCATCGAGGCCCTGGAGGAGCTGTGCTCCCAGGGGGAGCGGGCCGTCGCCGCCGACGACGTGGATCTCGCCGTCGCCACGAACGCCGCGTTCCACGCCAAGGTCATGGAGCTGGCGGGCAACGTCGTCCTGTCCGAGCTGGCCGCCCAGGTGGACCGCCGGGTCCGCTGGTACTACACGCCTGTGGCCCGCCAGCGCGGCACCCGGTCCTGGATCGAGCACCGGGAGCTGATCGCGGCGATCGCCTCCAGGGACGAACAGCGGGCGACCGAGATCATGCGCGCGCACACCGAGCACACGCGTCAGACGTACCACCGGCGCGAACAGGCCTGA
- a CDS encoding beta-ketoacyl-ACP synthase III: protein MTGSRVVALGHYQPAKVLTNDDLAAMVDTSDEWITSRVGIRTRHVGGPDETVDELAAHAAAKALASAGLQPADIDMVLVATSTAIDRSPSMSARVAARLGMGSPAVMDINVVCSGFTHALATADHAIRAGAASRALVVGADKMGDIVDWTDRSTCVLMGDGAGAAVVTADLEGGDRPGIGPVLWGSVPEMGNAVRIEGTPPRFAQEGQSVYRWATTQLPPIAREVCERAGVTPEELAAVVLHQANLRIIEPVARKIGAVNAVIARDVVDSGNTSAASIPMALSKLVERGEVESGAPALLFGFGGNLSYAGQVIRCP from the coding sequence ATGACCGGCTCACGTGTCGTGGCGCTCGGCCACTACCAGCCTGCCAAGGTCCTCACCAATGACGATCTGGCGGCCATGGTCGACACCAGCGACGAGTGGATCACCAGTCGGGTCGGCATCAGGACCCGGCACGTGGGCGGGCCCGACGAAACCGTGGACGAGCTGGCCGCCCACGCCGCGGCCAAGGCCCTCGCGTCTGCCGGACTCCAGCCGGCGGACATCGACATGGTTCTGGTCGCCACCTCCACGGCCATCGACCGGTCACCGAGCATGTCCGCCCGGGTCGCCGCCCGCCTGGGCATGGGGTCACCGGCCGTGATGGACATCAATGTGGTCTGCTCCGGGTTCACCCACGCGCTCGCCACCGCCGACCATGCCATCCGGGCCGGAGCCGCCTCCCGGGCCCTGGTCGTCGGCGCCGACAAGATGGGCGACATCGTCGACTGGACGGACCGCTCCACCTGCGTCCTGATGGGCGACGGCGCGGGTGCCGCCGTGGTCACCGCCGACCTCGAAGGGGGTGACAGGCCGGGGATCGGTCCCGTCCTGTGGGGTTCGGTGCCGGAGATGGGCAACGCCGTACGGATCGAGGGCACACCCCCGCGGTTCGCGCAGGAGGGGCAGTCCGTCTACCGCTGGGCCACCACGCAGCTGCCGCCGATCGCCCGCGAGGTATGCGAACGGGCCGGTGTCACGCCCGAGGAACTCGCCGCGGTGGTGCTGCATCAGGCCAACCTGCGGATCATCGAACCCGTCGCCCGGAAGATCGGGGCGGTCAACGCCGTCATCGCCCGGGATGTGGTGGATTCCGGTAATACCTCGGCCGCGTCGATCCCGATGGCCCTGTCCAAACTGGTGGAAAGGGGCGAGGTCGAGAGCGGTGCGCCGGCCCTGCTCTTCGGCTTCGGCGGGAATCTTTCGTACGCGGGTCAGGTGATCCGCTGCCCATGA
- a CDS encoding 2-dehydropantoate 2-reductase produces MKVAVVGAGAIGAYVGAALHRAGADVHLIARGPHLAAMRRDGVRVLSPRGDFTARPAATDDPSEVGPVDYVFLGLKANSYAVSGPLVHPLMHRDTAVIAAQNGIPWWYFHGLAGPYTGRRLHSVDPAGSVSATLPPERAIGCVVYAATEIESPGVVRHLEGTRFAIGEPDRSVSRRCLDFSEAMVAGGLKCPVESDLRNDIWIKLLGNISFNPISVLARATMGQICRHPDTRALVESMMRETLEVAAAVGCRPEISVERRIAGAERVGDHKTSTLQDLEKGKPLELDVLLAAVVELAELAGTPVPTLRAVHALADLLATTSSAPAGSAP; encoded by the coding sequence GTGAAAGTCGCAGTTGTCGGCGCCGGAGCGATCGGCGCCTATGTCGGGGCCGCGCTCCACCGCGCGGGCGCCGACGTCCATCTCATCGCCCGGGGCCCGCATCTGGCGGCCATGCGCCGTGACGGTGTGCGCGTGCTCAGCCCGCGCGGTGACTTCACCGCACGGCCCGCCGCCACCGACGATCCCTCGGAAGTAGGCCCCGTCGACTATGTGTTCCTCGGCCTCAAGGCCAACTCGTACGCGGTCTCGGGGCCCCTGGTCCATCCGCTGATGCACCGGGACACCGCGGTGATAGCCGCCCAGAACGGCATCCCCTGGTGGTACTTCCACGGCCTCGCCGGCCCGTACACCGGCCGGCGGCTCCACAGCGTCGACCCGGCGGGATCGGTCAGCGCCACACTGCCGCCCGAACGCGCCATCGGCTGCGTGGTCTACGCCGCCACCGAGATCGAGTCACCGGGCGTCGTACGCCACCTCGAAGGCACCCGGTTCGCCATCGGAGAACCGGACCGGTCGGTGTCCAGGCGCTGTCTGGACTTCAGCGAGGCCATGGTCGCCGGCGGACTCAAGTGCCCCGTGGAGTCCGACCTGCGCAACGACATCTGGATCAAACTGCTCGGCAACATCTCCTTCAACCCGATCAGCGTGCTGGCCCGCGCCACCATGGGCCAGATCTGCCGCCATCCGGACACCCGCGCACTCGTGGAGTCGATGATGCGCGAAACCCTCGAAGTGGCGGCGGCCGTCGGCTGCCGCCCCGAGATCTCCGTGGAGCGGCGCATCGCGGGCGCGGAGCGCGTCGGCGATCACAAGACATCCACCCTCCAGGACCTGGAGAAGGGCAAACCCCTCGAACTCGACGTGCTGCTCGCGGCCGTCGTCGAGCTGGCCGAGCTGGCCGGAACGCCCGTACCGACGCTGCGCGCCGTGCACGCGCTCGCGGATCTCCTCGCCACCACGTCCTCGGCACCGGCAGGGAGCGCACCATGA
- a CDS encoding molybdopterin-dependent oxidoreductase, producing MKTERTGGRSRKGRQPKTYERLTHPLVRGEDGVLRRASWDEALARAAAGFRQTRETHGPDAFAMLSCARATNEMNYVAQKFTRVVIGTNNVDSCNRTCHAPSVAGLSAAFGSGGGTSSYEEVEHTDLIVMWGSNARFAHPIFFHHVLKGIRNGARMHAVDPRRTSTAEWAESWLGLNVGTDIPLAHAIGREIIHAGLVNRAFVDRATSGFEEYAALVEPWTLTAAEKVTGVPAAAIRDLAHAYATAERAQLCWTLGITEHHNGTDNVRALINLCLLTGHVGRYGSGVQPLRGQNNVQGGGDMGAIPNKLPGFQDILDPPVRQKFERSWDTVIQPRYGKTLTEMFEAMETGDLRAVYCIGENPAQSEADSEQAVRRLESLDHLVVQDIFLTRTAQLADVVLPATASWAEADGTTTNSERRVQRVRAALVPPGEAREDIDIICAMAGQLGHDWKFEDAEAVWNELRSLSPDHFGMTYERLAEHQGLQWPCPDTEKLPSSFLHARLWETDPALRGPAAPFGLVQHDPPVDLTDETYPLRLTTGRRLDSYNTGVQSSGYASPLRRGEYIEICPEDAASYGVAVGEEVRVSSRRGSVTAPVWIDPGLRPGLAFMTMHFPDEVDTNQLTIEANCPIAGTAEFKASAVRIEKLVPAWT from the coding sequence ATGAAGACCGAACGCACGGGCGGCCGGAGCCGGAAGGGCCGGCAGCCGAAGACCTACGAACGCCTCACCCACCCCCTCGTCCGCGGGGAGGACGGTGTGCTGCGCCGGGCGAGCTGGGACGAGGCACTCGCTCGGGCGGCTGCCGGATTCCGGCAGACCCGCGAGACACACGGACCCGACGCCTTCGCGATGCTGTCCTGCGCCCGGGCCACCAACGAGATGAACTACGTGGCCCAGAAGTTCACCCGCGTCGTGATCGGCACCAACAACGTCGACTCCTGCAACCGCACCTGTCACGCCCCGAGCGTCGCGGGCCTCTCGGCCGCCTTCGGCTCCGGCGGCGGCACGTCCTCGTACGAGGAGGTGGAGCACACCGACCTGATCGTGATGTGGGGTTCCAACGCCCGCTTCGCGCACCCGATCTTCTTCCACCACGTGCTCAAGGGCATCCGCAACGGCGCCCGGATGCACGCCGTCGACCCGCGCCGGACCTCGACCGCCGAATGGGCGGAGAGCTGGCTCGGACTCAACGTCGGCACCGACATCCCGCTCGCCCACGCCATCGGCCGCGAGATCATCCACGCGGGGCTCGTCAACCGGGCCTTCGTGGACCGGGCGACCAGCGGATTCGAGGAGTACGCGGCGCTCGTCGAGCCATGGACCCTGACGGCGGCCGAAAAGGTCACCGGGGTCCCCGCCGCGGCGATCCGGGACCTCGCCCACGCCTACGCCACGGCCGAACGGGCCCAGCTCTGCTGGACCCTGGGCATCACCGAACACCACAACGGCACCGACAACGTCCGCGCGCTGATCAACCTCTGCCTGCTCACCGGCCACGTGGGGCGGTACGGCTCCGGGGTCCAGCCACTGCGTGGACAGAACAACGTCCAAGGCGGCGGCGACATGGGCGCCATCCCCAACAAGCTGCCCGGCTTCCAGGACATCCTCGACCCGCCCGTACGGCAGAAGTTCGAGCGCTCCTGGGACACGGTCATCCAGCCGAGGTACGGCAAGACCCTCACCGAGATGTTCGAGGCCATGGAGACCGGCGACCTGCGCGCGGTGTACTGCATCGGGGAGAACCCCGCGCAGTCGGAGGCGGACAGCGAACAGGCGGTGCGGCGGCTGGAGTCACTCGACCATCTGGTGGTGCAGGACATCTTCCTGACCAGGACCGCCCAGCTGGCGGACGTCGTCCTGCCCGCCACCGCCTCCTGGGCGGAGGCCGACGGTACGACGACCAACAGCGAACGGCGCGTGCAGCGGGTGCGGGCCGCGCTCGTGCCACCCGGCGAGGCCCGCGAGGACATCGACATCATCTGCGCCATGGCCGGACAGCTGGGCCACGACTGGAAGTTCGAGGACGCCGAGGCCGTCTGGAACGAGCTGCGCTCCCTCTCCCCCGACCACTTCGGGATGACGTACGAACGGCTCGCGGAGCACCAGGGGCTGCAATGGCCCTGCCCCGACACCGAGAAGCTGCCGTCCAGCTTCCTGCACGCCCGCCTCTGGGAGACCGACCCCGCGCTGCGCGGCCCGGCGGCACCCTTCGGTCTGGTGCAGCACGACCCGCCGGTCGATCTCACCGACGAGACCTACCCGCTGCGGCTCACGACCGGGCGGCGGCTCGACTCGTACAACACCGGTGTCCAGAGCAGTGGTTACGCGTCACCGCTGCGGCGGGGCGAGTACATCGAGATCTGTCCCGAGGACGCGGCGTCGTACGGCGTCGCCGTCGGCGAGGAGGTGCGGGTCTCGTCCCGGCGGGGCAGTGTCACCGCTCCCGTCTGGATCGACCCCGGACTGCGGCCGGGTCTCGCCTTCATGACGATGCACTTCCCGGACGAGGTCGACACCAACCAGCTGACCATCGAGGCGAACTGCCCGATCGCCGGCACCGCCGAGTTCAAGGCCTCCGCCGTACGGATAGAGAAGCTGGTGCCCGCATGGACCTGA
- a CDS encoding 2Fe-2S iron-sulfur cluster-binding protein: MTAVPLKPPRRLVAFTLDGEETRVPEGSTILDACRTAGKDIPTLCQGDTLTPKNACRVCVVEVEGARTLAPACSRRAEPGMTVRTDTERARHSRKVVLELLASSTDLSTTPRAEEWIKEYEAKPDRFGADAARMNEQPKIDNELYVRDYDKCILCYKCVDACGEQWQNTFAIAVSGRGFDARISTEHDAALPDSACVFCGNCIEVCPTGALSFSTEFDMRTAGTWNEPAQTQTTTVCAYCGVGCNVTLHVQENEIVKVTSPHDNPVTHGNLCIKGRFGYQHVQNRD, translated from the coding sequence GTGACCGCTGTGCCGCTTAAGCCACCACGCCGTCTCGTCGCCTTCACGCTGGACGGCGAGGAGACCCGCGTCCCGGAGGGATCGACGATCCTGGACGCCTGCCGGACGGCGGGCAAGGACATCCCGACCCTGTGCCAGGGGGACACGCTCACCCCGAAAAACGCCTGCCGGGTGTGCGTGGTCGAGGTGGAGGGGGCGCGGACGCTAGCCCCGGCCTGCTCCCGGCGCGCCGAGCCCGGCATGACGGTCCGTACGGACACGGAGCGGGCCCGGCACAGCCGCAAGGTGGTCCTGGAGCTGCTCGCCTCGTCGACGGACCTGTCCACGACGCCGCGGGCCGAGGAGTGGATCAAGGAGTACGAGGCGAAGCCGGACCGCTTCGGCGCGGACGCCGCCCGGATGAACGAACAGCCGAAGATCGACAACGAGCTGTACGTCCGCGACTACGACAAATGCATCCTCTGCTACAAGTGCGTCGACGCCTGCGGCGAGCAGTGGCAGAACACCTTCGCCATCGCCGTGTCCGGGCGCGGTTTCGACGCCCGTATCTCCACCGAGCACGATGCCGCGCTCCCCGACTCGGCCTGCGTCTTCTGCGGGAACTGCATCGAGGTGTGCCCGACGGGTGCGCTGTCGTTCAGCACGGAGTTCGACATGCGGACGGCCGGGACGTGGAACGAGCCCGCGCAGACGCAGACCACGACCGTCTGCGCCTACTGCGGCGTGGGCTGCAACGTGACCCTCCACGTGCAGGAGAACGAGATCGTCAAGGTCACCTCGCCGCACGACAACCCGGTGACCCATGGCAACCTCTGTATCAAGGGCCGTTTCGGCTACCAACACGTACAGAATCGGGATTGA
- the fdhD gene encoding formate dehydrogenase accessory sulfurtransferase FdhD, which translates to MGRVTERRRTIRIRDGAVTTRPDTLVAEEPLEIRLNGKPLAITMRTPGDDFALAAGFLVSEGVIGEGSEVQSIVYCAGATADGVNTYNVVDVKLAPGVVVPDITLERNVYTTSSCGLCGKASLDAVRTTTRHPVSDTPPVRVTPALLAALPDRLREAQRVFDRTGGLHAAALFSPEGELLDIREDVGRHNAVDKLVGRALTDDRLPLSQAILLVSGRASFELAQKAVMAGIPMLAAVSAPSSLAVDLAAESGLTLVGFLRGQSMNVYAGDHRIALEATVGQG; encoded by the coding sequence ATGGGACGGGTCACCGAGCGTCGCCGCACCATCCGCATCCGGGACGGAGCGGTCACGACCCGTCCCGACACCCTCGTGGCGGAGGAGCCGCTGGAGATTCGGCTCAACGGCAAGCCGCTCGCCATCACGATGCGCACCCCGGGCGACGACTTCGCGCTCGCGGCGGGCTTCCTGGTGAGCGAGGGCGTGATCGGTGAGGGCTCCGAGGTGCAGTCGATCGTGTACTGCGCGGGAGCGACGGCCGACGGGGTGAACACCTACAACGTGGTGGACGTGAAGCTCGCGCCCGGCGTCGTGGTCCCCGACATCACGCTGGAACGCAACGTCTACACCACCTCGTCCTGCGGACTCTGCGGCAAGGCGAGCCTCGACGCGGTCCGGACCACAACCCGCCACCCCGTCTCCGACACTCCCCCGGTCCGGGTGACGCCCGCGCTGCTCGCCGCGCTCCCCGACCGGCTGCGCGAGGCGCAGCGGGTGTTCGACCGGACCGGGGGTCTGCACGCCGCGGCGCTGTTCTCCCCGGAGGGCGAGCTCCTCGACATCCGGGAGGACGTGGGCCGCCACAACGCGGTCGACAAGCTCGTGGGGCGCGCCCTCACCGACGACCGCCTGCCGCTCTCGCAGGCGATCCTGCTGGTCTCGGGGCGGGCTTCCTTCGAATTGGCGCAGAAGGCGGTGATGGCGGGGATCCCGATGCTGGCGGCGGTCTCGGCGCCGTCGTCGCTGGCCGTGGACCTCGCGGCCGAGAGCGGACTGACTCTCGTCGGCTTCCTGCGGGGGCAGTCCATGAACGTGTACGCGGGTGACCACCGCATCGCCCTCGAGGCGACGGTGGGCCAGGGCTGA
- a CDS encoding bile acid:sodium symporter family protein, protein MSRRTSRRIPALPSWLPVDLYILALIGTVVLAALLPVSGTGADVAGGASTGAVALLFFLYGARLSTAEALDGLKHWRLHLTVLVCTFLVFPLLGLASHGLVPYVLTPQLQDGFLFLCLVPSTIQSSIAFTSIARGNVPAAICAGSFSSIAGIVLTPLLAAVLLGGSGGGFSADSLVKIVLQLLVPFLAGQLLRRWVGGFIGRHRKVLGYVDRGSILLVVYTAFSEGMVAGIWHQVTPLRLGALLGAEAVLLALMLALSWYGAKRLGFGREDRIAIQFAGSKKSLAAGLPMASVLFGAHASLAVLPLMLFHQMQLMVCAVIAKRRSRDPLPDDAQISPAPAEALN, encoded by the coding sequence ATGAGCCGCCGCACCAGCCGCCGTATCCCCGCGCTGCCGTCCTGGCTGCCGGTCGACCTCTACATCCTGGCGCTGATCGGCACGGTGGTACTCGCGGCGCTGCTGCCCGTCTCCGGCACCGGGGCGGACGTGGCGGGCGGCGCGTCGACCGGAGCGGTGGCCCTGCTCTTCTTCCTCTACGGAGCCCGCCTCTCGACCGCCGAGGCGCTCGACGGCCTGAAGCACTGGCGACTCCACCTCACCGTCCTGGTCTGCACCTTCCTCGTCTTCCCGCTGCTCGGACTCGCCAGCCACGGCCTGGTGCCGTACGTGCTGACCCCACAGCTCCAGGACGGCTTCCTCTTCCTGTGCCTGGTCCCCTCGACGATCCAGTCCTCGATCGCCTTCACCTCGATCGCCCGCGGCAACGTGCCGGCGGCCATCTGCGCCGGCTCCTTCTCCAGCATCGCCGGGATCGTGCTCACGCCGCTGCTGGCAGCGGTGCTGCTCGGCGGGAGCGGGGGAGGGTTCTCCGCGGACAGCCTGGTGAAGATCGTCCTCCAGCTGCTGGTGCCCTTCCTCGCCGGCCAGCTGCTGCGCCGCTGGGTCGGAGGATTCATCGGCCGTCACCGCAAGGTGCTGGGATACGTCGACCGCGGCTCGATCCTGCTCGTCGTCTACACGGCCTTCAGCGAGGGCATGGTGGCCGGAATCTGGCACCAGGTCACCCCCCTCCGGCTCGGCGCGCTGCTCGGCGCCGAGGCCGTGCTGCTGGCCCTGATGCTCGCGCTGAGCTGGTACGGCGCCAAGCGGCTGGGCTTCGGACGGGAGGACCGGATCGCCATCCAGTTCGCCGGGTCGAAGAAGAGCCTGGCGGCCGGCCTGCCGATGGCCAGCGTCCTGTTCGGCGCGCACGCGAGTCTCGCGGTGCTGCCCCTGATGCTGTTCCACCAGATGCAGCTGATGGTCTGCGCGGTGATCGCCAAACGCCGCTCACGCGACCCGCTGCCGGACGATGCCCAGATCAGCCCTGCTCCGGCCGAGGCGCTGAACTGA
- a CDS encoding LysR substrate-binding domain-containing protein produces the protein MYDPVQLRTFLAVAQTLSFTQAARRLGVRQSTVSQHVRRLESEAGRQLFDRDTHRVDLTEDGEAMLGFARTILQANERAAAFFTGTRLRGRLRFGASEDFVLTRLPEILESFRREHPEVELELTVELSGALHRQLAAGRLDLVLAKRRVGDTHGELVWQDTLAWIGAPQLRIDPERPLPLIAFPPPGITRARALEVLEEHGRSWRFACTSASLSALVAAARAGLGVMAHTRGLIPPGLAPVPPRAGLPELGDVDFVLLHGRRRDTAQEAADALAAAILAGGDRLHRGPVMPAHPESA, from the coding sequence ATGTACGACCCCGTCCAGCTCCGCACCTTCCTGGCCGTCGCCCAGACCCTGAGCTTCACACAGGCGGCACGCAGGCTCGGCGTCCGTCAGTCCACGGTCAGTCAGCACGTCCGCCGGCTGGAGTCCGAGGCCGGCCGCCAGCTCTTCGACCGGGACACGCACCGGGTCGATCTCACGGAGGACGGCGAGGCCATGCTGGGCTTCGCACGGACGATTCTGCAGGCCAACGAGCGGGCGGCGGCGTTCTTCACCGGCACCAGACTGCGCGGACGGCTGCGTTTCGGGGCCTCCGAGGACTTCGTGCTGACCCGCCTCCCGGAGATCCTGGAGTCATTCCGGCGGGAGCACCCCGAGGTCGAGCTGGAGCTCACGGTGGAGCTGTCCGGCGCGCTGCACCGGCAGCTCGCGGCGGGCCGGCTCGACCTGGTGCTGGCCAAGCGCCGCGTCGGGGACACCCACGGAGAGCTGGTCTGGCAGGACACCCTGGCCTGGATCGGCGCCCCGCAGCTCCGGATCGACCCCGAGCGTCCCCTTCCGCTGATCGCCTTCCCGCCTCCCGGCATCACCAGGGCGCGCGCCCTGGAGGTGCTGGAGGAGCACGGCAGGTCCTGGCGCTTCGCGTGTACGAGTGCGAGCCTGAGCGCTCTCGTGGCGGCGGCCCGTGCCGGTCTCGGGGTGATGGCGCACACCCGGGGGCTCATCCCGCCGGGGCTCGCGCCCGTCCCGCCCCGGGCAGGTCTGCCGGAGCTCGGAGATGTGGACTTCGTGTTGCTGCACGGGCGCCGCAGGGACACCGCCCAGGAGGCGGCGGACGCCCTCGCGGCCGCGATCCTGGCGGGCGGCGACCGTCTCCACCGGGGTCCGGTCATGCCTGCGCACCCGGAATCGGCGTAA
- a CDS encoding AMP-dependent synthetase/ligase, producing the protein MAAAPQVGGLADTVFDYADEDPHRTALGRKDAQGRWHDVSAATFRDEVLALAKGLIAHGVRFGDRVALMSRTRYEWTLFDFALWAVGAQSVPIYPTSSAEQVLWMLHDAEVAAVMVEHEDHAMTIGSVIDRLPNLRRLWQLDADVVTELNEAGALVDDEVVHRHRRAVTPDSVATVIYTSGTTGRPKGCVITHSHFMFEADTMVGRWHPVFLSKPGEEAATLLFLPLAHVFGRMVEIAALRGRVKLAHQPELSAKALMPDLVAFRPTFILAVPYIFEKVFNGARRKAEAEGRAGAFDKAVDIAVKYAEAMEERAFGTGPGPSAGLRMQHQFFDKVVYRKVRDAMGGRVRHAMSGGSGMDRRLGLFFAGAGVTVYEGYGLTETTAAATANPPERTRYGTVGQPIPGSTVHIARDGEVWVHGANVFSGYLGDPKATDAVLHDGWLATGDLGALDEDGYLTITGRKKEILVTSGGKSVAPSGLEERVRAHPLVAQCIVVGNDRPYIAALVTVDHESVEHWLAMQGRTPMRPADLVRDPDLEMEVRRAVVAANTAVSQAESIRTFRILAHQFTEEHGLLTPSLKLKRKAIETAYAAEVDALYR; encoded by the coding sequence ATGGCCGCTGCCCCTCAAGTCGGCGGTCTTGCCGATACCGTCTTCGACTATGCGGACGAGGACCCCCACCGGACGGCCCTCGGCCGCAAGGACGCGCAGGGCCGATGGCACGACGTGTCGGCGGCCACCTTCCGAGACGAGGTGCTCGCTCTCGCCAAGGGCCTGATCGCGCACGGTGTCCGGTTCGGCGACCGGGTCGCCCTGATGTCCCGCACGCGCTACGAGTGGACCCTCTTCGACTTCGCCCTCTGGGCGGTGGGCGCCCAGTCGGTGCCGATCTACCCGACGTCGTCGGCCGAGCAGGTCCTGTGGATGCTGCACGACGCCGAGGTCGCGGCGGTCATGGTGGAGCACGAGGACCACGCGATGACGATCGGCTCGGTGATAGACCGGCTGCCGAATCTGCGCAGACTCTGGCAGCTGGACGCCGACGTGGTGACCGAGCTCAACGAGGCCGGTGCGCTGGTCGACGACGAGGTCGTCCACCGGCACCGCCGGGCGGTGACCCCCGACTCCGTGGCGACCGTGATCTACACCTCCGGCACGACGGGGCGCCCCAAGGGCTGTGTGATCACGCACTCCCACTTCATGTTCGAGGCCGACACCATGGTCGGCCGCTGGCATCCGGTGTTCCTCTCCAAGCCCGGCGAGGAGGCGGCGACGCTGCTCTTCCTGCCGCTCGCCCATGTCTTCGGCCGCATGGTGGAGATCGCGGCGCTGCGCGGCCGGGTGAAGCTGGCGCACCAGCCGGAGCTGTCCGCGAAGGCGCTGATGCCGGACCTGGTGGCCTTCCGGCCCACCTTCATCCTGGCGGTGCCGTACATCTTCGAGAAGGTCTTCAACGGCGCCCGGCGCAAGGCGGAGGCGGAGGGCCGCGCGGGGGCGTTCGACAAGGCCGTGGACATCGCGGTGAAGTACGCCGAGGCGATGGAGGAGCGGGCCTTCGGCACGGGACCCGGACCGTCCGCCGGGCTGCGGATGCAGCACCAGTTCTTCGACAAGGTGGTCTACCGCAAGGTCCGCGACGCGATGGGCGGCCGGGTGCGGCACGCCATGTCGGGCGGCTCCGGGATGGACCGCCGGCTCGGGCTGTTCTTCGCGGGCGCGGGTGTCACGGTCTACGAGGGTTACGGACTGACCGAGACGACGGCCGCGGCCACGGCCAATCCGCCCGAACGCACCCGCTACGGCACGGTCGGCCAGCCGATCCCCGGTTCCACGGTGCACATCGCACGGGACGGTGAGGTGTGGGTGCACGGGGCCAACGTCTTCTCCGGGTACCTGGGCGACCCCAAGGCCACGGATGCGGTCCTGCACGACGGGTGGCTGGCCACCGGTGACCTGGGCGCGCTCGACGAGGACGGTTATCTGACCATCACCGGGCGCAAGAAGGAGATCCTGGTGACCTCCGGTGGCAAGAGCGTGGCCCCGTCCGGCCTGGAGGAGCGGGTGCGCGCACACCCGCTGGTGGCGCAGTGCATCGTCGTCGGCAACGACAGGCCCTACATCGCGGCTCTGGTCACCGTGGACCACGAGTCGGTGGAGCACTGGCTCGCCATGCAGGGCCGTACGCCGATGCGTCCCGCCGATCTGGTGCGCGACCCCGACCTGGAGATGGAGGTGCGCAGGGCGGTGGTGGCCGCGAACACGGCGGTGTCCCAGGCGGAGTCCATCCGCACCTTCCGCATCCTGGCGCACCAGTTCACCGAGGAGCACGGCCTGCTGACCCCGTCGCTCAAGCTGAAGCGCAAGGCGATCGAGACGGCGTACGCGGCCGAGGTCGACGCTCTGTACCGATGA